From Pempheris klunzingeri isolate RE-2024b chromosome 18, fPemKlu1.hap1, whole genome shotgun sequence, a single genomic window includes:
- the LOC139218150 gene encoding hydroxycarboxylic acid receptor 2-like, whose product MIVIFILALPLNASVLHLFIFKLKFWKSNTNNVFLFNLVLADILLLFCLPIKAHNFIQGERRSKDDTLCKAMLFMLFLNRGASIAFLTVTSIDRYFNVVHPGRKNLLRALKKSPQISILIWLLLLPLTIPTMLENFECCNSHKNTDEDAYKKIVVDSMREVVFFTQIVIPFIILVYCTVHIVNRLRKKTVGNKTKLRRAVFLVTAVMVVFSFCFLPTTISRMVLLIVRVNEWPGQDKAAVVFDGLMVLSYMDCLLDPLVYCFCSTKFKALYLSNYFPFLVKDAQVPIDSTSGNTNANQERNAVI is encoded by the exons ATGATTGTGATTTTCATCTTGGCTTTGCCTCTGAATGCATCTGTACTCCACCTCTTCATATTCAAGCTGAAATTCTGGAAATCCAACACCAACAACGTCTTTCTTTTCAACCTGGTGCTGGCTGACATTCTCCTGCTCTTCTGCTTGCCCATAAAGGCGCACAACTTCATccaaggagagaggaggagtaaGGACGACACACTTTGCAAAGCTATGCTCTTCATGCTGTTTTTAAACCGAGGAGCCAGCATTGCCTTCCTGACAGTGACCTCcatagatagatactttaaCGTGGTACACCCTGGTCGAAAGAATCTCCTCAGAGCTCTCAAGAAATCTCCCCAGATCTCAATCCTCATCTGGCTCCTCCTGTTGCCTCTCACCATTCCCACCATGCTCGAGAACTTTGAATGCTGCAACAGCCACAAGAATACTGATGAAGATGCTTACAAGAAG attGTGGTGGACAGCATGCGAGAGGTGGTTTTCTTCACCCAGATTGTCATCCCCTTTATCATCCTGGTCTACTGCACGGTGCACATCGTCAACCGGCTTAGGAAGAAAACAGTTGGGAATAAGACCAAGCTGAGGAGAGCGGTCTTTCTGGTGACGGCCGTCATGGTGGTCTTCTCCTTCTGCTTCCTCCCCACCACCATATCCAGGATGGTTCTGCTGATCGTCCGGGTCAACGAGTGGCCCGGTCAGGATAAAGCTGCTGTGGTCTTTGACGGCCTCATGGTCCTTTCCTACATGGACTGCCTATTGGATCCACTAGTCTACTGCTTCTGTAGCACCAAGTTCAAAGCTCTTTATCTATCCAATTATTTCCCGTTCTTAGTGAAAGATGCTCAAGTGCCGATAGACAGCACATCAGGCAACACGAACGCAAATCAAGAACGCAATGCTGTGATTTAA